A window of the Poecile atricapillus isolate bPoeAtr1 chromosome 17, bPoeAtr1.hap1, whole genome shotgun sequence genome harbors these coding sequences:
- the ARMC7 gene encoding armadillo repeat-containing protein 7 → MAAAPAPPVGRRCRPFPPTKWRRAGFSHYTGRACSSHSSVHPISEPTQPRGTGKPVWRPAMELGRLEYLQALVTEFQVTDSTEAKEQVLANLANFAYDPSNYEYLRQLQVLDLFLDMLTEDNESLVEFAMGGLCNLCLDKTNKEYILEANGVEPIINCLSSSNEETVVSAVTTLMFLTTPQSRAQTTALPVVECMLRFSLSANTRLSNLASIFLQDYCSPLQVEEARNLSKHTAVGIPLPKD, encoded by the exons ATGgcggccgctcccgccccgcctGTGGGGAGACGATGCCGCCCTTTCCCGCCCACAAAATGGCGGCGGGCGGGCTTTTCCCACTACACAGGGAGGGCCTGTTCCTCCCATTCCTCGGTACACCCGATCTCTGAGCCGACACAGCCCAGGGGAACCGGCAAGCCGGTGTGGCGGCCCGCGATGGAACTGGGTCGGCTGGAGTACCTGCAGGCGCTCGTCACCGAGTTCCAGGTGACGGACAGCACAG AGGCCAAGGAGCAGGTGCTGGCGAACCTGGCCAACTTCGCCTACGATCCCAGTAACTACGAGTATCTCCggcagctgcaggtgctggacCTGTTCCTCGATATGCTCACCGAGGACAACGAGAGCCTCGTGGAGTTTGCCATGG GTGGTCTTTGCAACCTGTGCTTggataaaacaaacaaagagtACATCCTAGAGGCCAATGGGGTGGAGCCCATCATCAACTGCCTGTCCAGTTCCAACGAGGAGACCGTGGTGTCGGCCGTGACCACACTGATGTTCCTGACGACGCCGCAGTCACGCGCGCAGACCACGGCGCTGCCCGTGGTGGAGTGCATGCTCCGCTTCTCGCTCTCAGCCAACACACGTCTCAGTAACCTGGCATCCATTTTCCTGCAGGATTACTGCAGCCCTCTGCAGGTGGAGGAGGCCAGGAACCTCAGCAAGCACACAGCAGTGGGGATTCCTCTGCCCAAAGACTGA